One segment of Setaria viridis chromosome 4, Setaria_viridis_v4.0, whole genome shotgun sequence DNA contains the following:
- the LOC117852979 gene encoding palmitoyl-acyl carrier protein thioesterase, chloroplastic — protein MAGSLAASAFFPGPGASPAAAAKTSKNMAGELPENLSVRGIVAKPGAPSGNMQVKAQAQALPKVNGTKVNLKNASADKEEVIPYSAPKTFYNQLPDWSMLLAAVTTIFLAAEKQWTLLDWKPKKPDMLVDTFGFGRIIQDGLVFRQNFLIRSYEIGADRTASIETLMNHLQETALNHVKTAGLLGDGFGATPEMSKRNLIWVVSKIQLLVEQYPSWGDMVQVDTWVAAAGKNGMRRDWHVRDYNSGRTILRATSVWVMMNKNTRRLSKMPDEVRAEIGPYFNGRTAISEDQSEKLAKPGSASDGDAAKQFMRKGLTPRWGDLDVNQHVNNVKYIGWILESAPISILEKHELASMTLDYRKECGRDSILQSLTTVAGECVDGADSTIQCDHLLQLESGADIVKAHTEWRPKRAHGGEGNMGFFPAESA, from the exons ATGGCCGGGTCCCTTGCAGCCTCAGCTTTCTTCCCTGGCCCAGGGGCTTCCCCGGCAGCGGCCGCCAAAACATCGAAGAACATGGCTGGCGAATTACCGGAGAATTTGAGTGTCCGTGGTATTGTCGCAAAGCCTGGCGCCCCTTCTGGGAACATGCAAGTGAAGGCTCAAGCACAGGCCCTTCCCAAAGTTAATGGCACCAAGGTTAACCTCAAGAATGCGAGCGCAGACAAGGAGGAGGTGATACCCTACAGTGCTCCCAAGACATTCTACAACCAACTGCCAGATTGGAGCATGCTTCTTGCGGCTGTCACTACCATCTTCCTGGCAGCAGAGAAGCAGTGGACATTGCTTGACTGGAAGCCCAAGAAACCTGACATGCTTGTTGATACATTTGGCTTTGGTAGGATCATCCAGGACGGGCTGGTGTTTAGGCAGAATTTCTTGATTCGGTCCTATGAGATCGGTGCTGATCGTACGGCTTCTATAGAGACGTTAATGAATCATTTACAG GAAACAGCTCTAAACCATGTGAAGACAGCTGGCCTTCTTGGAGATGGTTTTGGCGCCACGCCAGAGATGAGCAAGCGAAACTTGATCTGGGTTGTCAGCAAAATTCAGCTTCTTGTTGAGCAATACCCCTCATG GGGAGATATGGTTCAAGTGGACACATGGGTAGCTGCTGCTGGCAAAAATGGCATGCGTCGAGACTGGCATGTTCGTGACTACAATTCTGGCCGTACGATCTTGAGAGCAACAAG TGTTTGGGTGATGATGAATAAGAACACTAGAAGGCTTTCGAAAATGCCAGATGAAGTCAGGGCTGAGATAGGTCCATATTTCAATGGTCGCACAGCCATATCAGAGGATCAAAGTGAGAAGTTGGCGAAGCCAGGAAGCGCATCTGATGGTGACGCTGCGAAGCAGTTCATGAGGAAGGGGCTCACT CCTAGGTGGGGAGACCTTGATGTCAACCAGCATGTGAATAATGTCAAGTATATTGGTTGGATTCTTGAG AGTGCACCTATTTCAATCCTGGAAAAGCACGAGCTTGCGAGCATGACACTGGACTACAGGAAGGAGTGTGGCCGCGACAGCATCCTGCAGTCACTCACCACCGTGGCAGGTGAATGCGTGGATGGTGCAGATTCCACCATCCAGTGCGACCACCTGCTACAGCTGGAGTCAGGGGCCGATATCGTGAAGGCACACACGGAATGGCGGCCCAAGCgggcgcacggcggcgaggggaaCATGGGGTTTTTCCCAGCCGAGAGCGCATGA